In the Helianthus annuus cultivar XRQ/B chromosome 11, HanXRQr2.0-SUNRISE, whole genome shotgun sequence genome, one interval contains:
- the LOC110932172 gene encoding increased DNA methylation 1 isoform X2: MKGHCVKSLKMLSTCGVNDLHDDGFEGSINEHHIFTEVFFGHESSKTDEISKNYNVTGAINFENEKKTPTEISFCSDSGSSVMTNQEDFQNMKEDFGEFALFTRNDHCVEVKRRKMSPVEHFETKSNPEMVVSSSVSSKVVNSNSDDQKTYDVSNAIPAPVQVSKKRWKDSSFIELDKDELLIPPKDSATNPKPILRYYSYCLLKAAGWLIGRRNKKGHGEYMFKTPEGRPIREFRRSWTMCGQKLVNDAKYIGVCNGMRWAGLSQFVSDLSNALTEVEKLRNSGTGTTTALAHWWYLLDPFAKVVFIDRSLPDLKQGKEVKAKRSAVNYSRSSKPKKHRMVQKEKKVKHHVNDDDLLLSAILTNRSTNKRVGIKRKYKSKKGKCRLVPRSSSKCSGLGASVSVRTVLSRLIDLGAIRVNEVIQYRDPQDNSVVKHGVVTRNGILCRCCNKVLSFSEFKNHAGFRTKCSCLNLVMESGKSFTLCQLEAWSTEYEVRTGTKQAVQWDESDPSDDSCGLCGDGGELICCDNCRSTFHQECLSTQELPEGNWYCSKCCCNRCGNVAGQIDASVSNALKCLQCELKYHEECIKENRIEKSLVGPTWFCGETCEKIHSSLDSQIGCVNPLSDGYSWTLLKCIQGDQKVHSGQHFDARKAECNLKLAVALTIMEECFIPMVDTRTGIYMLPHVLYNQGSEYVRLNYAGFYTVILEKDDVLLCVASLRIHGATVAELPLIATCSRYRRQGMCRRLMTAIEEMLKSFKVEKLVVSAIPSLVETWTDGFGFTHLEADEKKSLDKTNLMVLPGTVWLKKPMHQVSTQRTHFLATATEGVSSDINVDLEEARLVDIMPVYDTQFLQALENRYDKLVEQVSFAGQLETGLWYK; the protein is encoded by the exons ATGAAGGGACACTGTGTCAAGTCCTTAAAGATGTTATCAACCTGTGGTGTCAACGATCTGCATGATGATGGTTTCGAGGGTTCAATAAACGAGCATCACATTTTTACGGAGGTCTTCTTCGGACATGAAAGTAGTAAAACCGACGAAATTAGTAAAAACTATAATGTAACTGGAGcaataaattttgaaaatgagAAAAAGACCCCTACAGAGATCTCATTCTGTTCCGACAGTGGTAGTTCAGTCATGACAAATCAGGAAGACTTTCAGAATATGAAGGAAGATTTTGGAGAGTTTGCTTTATTTACGAGAAATGACCATTGTGTTGAAGTTAAGCGAAGAAAAATGTCACCTGTAGAACATTTCGAGACTAAATCTAATCCCGAAATGGTAGTTAGTTCTTCAGTTTCATCAAAAGTAGTCAACTCTAACTCAGACGATCAGAAAACATATGATGTAAGTAACGCTATTCCAGCACCAGTTCAAGTTTCCAAGAAAAGATGGAAAGATTCTTCCTTTATCGAACTAGATAAAGATGAATTGTTAATCCCGCCTAAAGATTCTGCGACAAATCCTAAACCAATTTTGCGTTACTACAGCTATTGCTTACTTAAAGCAGCAGGGTGGTTAATCGGGAGGCGTAACAAAAAAGGGCATGGGGAGTATATGTTCAAAACACCCGAAGGAAGGCCGATTCGGGAATTTCGTAGATCTTGGACCATGTGCGGTCAAAAGTTGGTCAATGATGCGAAATATATCGGTGTATGTAACGGCATGCGGTGGGCTGGTTTGAGTCAGTTTGTCTCCGATCTTTCTAACGCGTTGACAGAGGTTGAAAAATTGAGAAATTCGGGAACTGGAACTACAACTGCGTTAGCTCATTGGTGGTACTTGCTTGATCCTTTTGCGAAAGTCGTGTTCATTGACCGAAGTCTTCCGGATTTGAAACAAGGGAAAGAAGTCAAAGCAAAGAGAAGCGCGGTCAACTATTCTAGAAGTTCTAAGCCCAAGAAGCACCGGATGGTCCAAAAGGAGAAAAAAGTAAAGCATCACGTTAACGATGATGATCTTTTGCTCTCGGCTATATTAACCAACCGATCTACCAACAAACGCGTGGGTATTAAACGAAAGTacaagagtaaaaaaggcaagtGCAGGTTGGTTCCACGCAGTTCTAGTAAATGTTCTGGGTTAGGTGCAAGTGTAAGTGTAAGAACAGTGTTATCTCGGTTGATAGATCTTGGTGCTATTCGTGTCAACGAAGTGATTCAATACAGGGACCCACAGGATAATTCAGTGGTCAAACACGGTGTAGTGACTCGAAATGGTATATTGTGTCGGTGCTGTAACAAGGTGCTCTCTTTTTCAGAGTTTAAGAATCATGCTGGTTTTAGAACAAAGTGTTCATGTTTGAATCTTGTTATGGAATCTGGAAAATCGTTCACGTTATGTCAACTGGAAGCTTGGTCAACTGAATACGAGGTTAGGACAGGTACCAAACAGGCTGTACAGTGGGATGAGTCTGACCCGAGTGATGATAGTTGCGGCCtttgtggtgatggtggtgagttGATATGCTGTGATAACTGCCGTTCAACGTTTCATCAAGAATGCTTGTCTACACAG GAGCTACCTGAAGGCAATTGGTATTGTTCAAAATGTTGTTGCAATAGGTGTGGGAATGTAGCTGGTCAAATCGATGCTTCAGTCTCTAATGCTCTGAAATGTCTGCAGTGCGAACTGAAGT ATCATGAGGAATGCATCAAAGAGAACAGGATCGAGAAAAGTTTAGTGGGTCCCACCTGGTTCTGTGGAGAAACGTGTGAAAAG ATCCATTCAAGTCTTGATTCCCAAATTGGATGTGTGAACCCACTTTCCGATGGTTACTCATGGACCCTACTGAAGTGTATTCAAGGTGACCAAAAGGTTCATTCTGGTCAACATTTTGACGCCCGTAAAGCAGAATGCAATCTGAAACTAGCCGTTGCTCTGACGATAATGGAGGAATGTTTTATTCCCATGGTGGATACAAGAACAGGCATCTATATGCTACCCCATGTATTGTACAACCAGGG ATCAGAATATGTCCGTCTTAACTATGCGGGATTTTACACAGTGATCTTGGAGAAAGATGACGTTTTACTCTGTGTGGCATCCTTAAG GATTCATGGTGCAACGGTTGCAGAGCTGCCCCTCATTGCAACGTGTAGCAGATATAGGCGCCAAGGAATGTGCAGGCGCCTCATGACTGCTATTGAAGAG ATGTTGAAGTCCTTTAAAGTTGAGAAGTTAGTGGTATCTGCCATCCCGAGCTTAGTTGAGACATGGACCGATGGTTTTGGTTTCACACACTTGGAAGCCGATGAGAAGAAAAGCCTCGACAAAACCAACCTCATGGTGCTCCCGGGAACCGTTTGGCTCAAGAAGCCCATGCACCAGGTGTCAACCCAACGCACACACTTTCTTG CTACAGCTACGGAAGGTGTATCTTCAGACATAAATGTCGATCTTGAAGAAGCGCGTCTGGTGGATATAATGCCCGTTTACGACACGCAATTCTTGCAAGCGTTGGAAAACCGTTATGATAAGTTGGTAGAACAAGTTTCATTCGCCGGGCAGTTAGAAACCGGCTTGTGGTATAAATGA
- the LOC110929886 gene encoding probable beta-1,3-galactosyltransferase 14, which yields MPSSRKFFHARHPSNIITRKSLALVLSLLIGFAGLLLFSIVVFRQDITTGVYDKPLSVSVVWDQSGGGGLVSGGVQKRHKVMGFVGIQTGFASVGRRRALRKTWFPSDHQGYFVDQMLCRLEESTGLAFRFIIGKTHDRSKMAALKKEVEEYDDFVLLDIDEAYSKLPYKTLAFFKAAYALFDSDFYVKADDDIYLRPDRLSLLLAKERRHTQTYIGCMKKGPVFTDPKLKWHEPLGYMLGKEYFLHAYGPIYALSADVVASLVALRNNSFRMFSNEDVTVGAWMLAMNVTHENNRQLCQPECTATSIAVWDIPKCSGLCNPEKKMLELHQMKICANSPTLVSNE from the exons ATGCCTTCATCCCGTAAATTCTTCCACGCTCGTCACCCATCCAACATAATTACCCGTAAATCACTAGCATTAGTCCTCTCTCTTTTGATCGGCTTCGCTGGTTTGTTATTGTTCAGCATTGTTGTTTTCAGACAAGATATTACTACTGGAGTGTACGATAAACCTTTATCGGTTTCGGTTGTTTGGGAtcaaagtggtggtggtggtttggtGTCTGGTGGGGTTCAGAAGCGGCATAAAGTGATGGGTTTTGTGGGAATTCAAACGGGTTTTGCTTCGGTTGGGAGACGGAGAGCCTTGAGGAAGACATGGTTTCCTTCCGATCATCAAGG TTATTTTGTTGATCAAATGTTATGCAGATTAGAAGAGTCCACAGGGCTGGCCTTCAGATTCATTATCGGTAAAACTCACGATAGATCAAAAATGGCAGCGCTCAAGAAAGAAGTGGAGGAATATGATGATTTCGTGCTTTTGGATATCGATGAGGCGTACAGTAAGCTCCCATACAAAAC GTTGGCTTTCTTCAAAGCTGCCTATGCCCTATTCGATTCTGATTTTTACGTTAAAGCTGACGATGACATATATTTGCGACCAG ATCGCCTCTCGCTGCTTTTGGCTAAAGAGCGTCGTCACACGCAGACGTATATTGGATGCATGAAGAAAGGCCCGGTGTTTACTGACCCAAAGCTAAAATG GCACGAGCCGCTAGGATATATGCTTGGGAAAGAGTACTTTCTTCATGCTTATGGTCCGATATATGCTCTTTCGGCAGATGTTGTTGCGAGCTTGGTTGCGTTAAGAAATAACAG TTTCCGGATGTTTAGCAATGAAGATGTTACCGTTGGCGCATGGATGCTTGCGATGAATGTTACACATGAAAATAATCGTCAACTTTGTCAGCCGGAATGTACCGCTACATCCATTGCTGTCTGGGATATTCCCAAATGTTCAGG TCTCTGTAACCCTGAGAAGAAGATGTTGGAACTTCATCAAATGAAAATATGCGCAAACAGCCCAACTTTGGTATCTAATGAGTAG
- the LOC110932172 gene encoding increased DNA methylation 1 isoform X1, which yields MKGHCVKSLKMLSTCGVNDLHDDGFEGSINEHHIFTEVFFGHESSKTDEISKNYNVTGAINFENEKKTPTEISFCSDSGSSVMTNQEDFQNMKEDFGEFALFTRNDHCVEVKRRKMSPVEHFETKSNPEMVVSSSVSSKVVNSNSDDQKTYDVSNAIPAPVQVSKKRWKDSSFIELDKDELLIPPKDSATNPKPILRYYSYCLLKAAGWLIGRRNKKGHGEYMFKTPEGRPIREFRRSWTMCGQKLVNDAKYIGVCNGMRWAGLSQFVSDLSNALTEVEKLRNSGTGTTTALAHWWYLLDPFAKVVFIDRSLPDLKQGKEVKAKRSAVNYSRSSKPKKHRMVQKEKKVKHHVNDDDLLLSAILTNRSTNKRVGIKRKYKSKKGKCRLVPRSSSKCSGLGASVSVRTVLSRLIDLGAIRVNEVIQYRDPQDNSVVKHGVVTRNGILCRCCNKVLSFSEFKNHAGFRTKCSCLNLVMESGKSFTLCQLEAWSTEYEVRTGTKQAVQWDESDPSDDSCGLCGDGGELICCDNCRSTFHQECLSTQELPEGNWYCSKCCCNRCGNVAGQIDASVSNALKCLQCELKYHEECIKENRIEKSLVGPTWFCGETCEKIHSSLDSQIGCVNPLSDGYSWTLLKCIQGDQKVHSGQHFDARKAECNLKLAVALTIMEECFIPMVDTRTGIYMLPHVLYNQGSEYVRLNYAGFYTVILEKDDVLLCVASLRIHGATVAELPLIATCSRYRRQGMCRRLMTAIEEMLKSFKVEKLVVSAIPSLVETWTDGFGFTHLEADEKKSLDKTNLMVLPGTVWLKKPMHQVSTQRTHFLGTATATEGVSSDINVDLEEARLVDIMPVYDTQFLQALENRYDKLVEQVSFAGQLETGLWYK from the exons ATGAAGGGACACTGTGTCAAGTCCTTAAAGATGTTATCAACCTGTGGTGTCAACGATCTGCATGATGATGGTTTCGAGGGTTCAATAAACGAGCATCACATTTTTACGGAGGTCTTCTTCGGACATGAAAGTAGTAAAACCGACGAAATTAGTAAAAACTATAATGTAACTGGAGcaataaattttgaaaatgagAAAAAGACCCCTACAGAGATCTCATTCTGTTCCGACAGTGGTAGTTCAGTCATGACAAATCAGGAAGACTTTCAGAATATGAAGGAAGATTTTGGAGAGTTTGCTTTATTTACGAGAAATGACCATTGTGTTGAAGTTAAGCGAAGAAAAATGTCACCTGTAGAACATTTCGAGACTAAATCTAATCCCGAAATGGTAGTTAGTTCTTCAGTTTCATCAAAAGTAGTCAACTCTAACTCAGACGATCAGAAAACATATGATGTAAGTAACGCTATTCCAGCACCAGTTCAAGTTTCCAAGAAAAGATGGAAAGATTCTTCCTTTATCGAACTAGATAAAGATGAATTGTTAATCCCGCCTAAAGATTCTGCGACAAATCCTAAACCAATTTTGCGTTACTACAGCTATTGCTTACTTAAAGCAGCAGGGTGGTTAATCGGGAGGCGTAACAAAAAAGGGCATGGGGAGTATATGTTCAAAACACCCGAAGGAAGGCCGATTCGGGAATTTCGTAGATCTTGGACCATGTGCGGTCAAAAGTTGGTCAATGATGCGAAATATATCGGTGTATGTAACGGCATGCGGTGGGCTGGTTTGAGTCAGTTTGTCTCCGATCTTTCTAACGCGTTGACAGAGGTTGAAAAATTGAGAAATTCGGGAACTGGAACTACAACTGCGTTAGCTCATTGGTGGTACTTGCTTGATCCTTTTGCGAAAGTCGTGTTCATTGACCGAAGTCTTCCGGATTTGAAACAAGGGAAAGAAGTCAAAGCAAAGAGAAGCGCGGTCAACTATTCTAGAAGTTCTAAGCCCAAGAAGCACCGGATGGTCCAAAAGGAGAAAAAAGTAAAGCATCACGTTAACGATGATGATCTTTTGCTCTCGGCTATATTAACCAACCGATCTACCAACAAACGCGTGGGTATTAAACGAAAGTacaagagtaaaaaaggcaagtGCAGGTTGGTTCCACGCAGTTCTAGTAAATGTTCTGGGTTAGGTGCAAGTGTAAGTGTAAGAACAGTGTTATCTCGGTTGATAGATCTTGGTGCTATTCGTGTCAACGAAGTGATTCAATACAGGGACCCACAGGATAATTCAGTGGTCAAACACGGTGTAGTGACTCGAAATGGTATATTGTGTCGGTGCTGTAACAAGGTGCTCTCTTTTTCAGAGTTTAAGAATCATGCTGGTTTTAGAACAAAGTGTTCATGTTTGAATCTTGTTATGGAATCTGGAAAATCGTTCACGTTATGTCAACTGGAAGCTTGGTCAACTGAATACGAGGTTAGGACAGGTACCAAACAGGCTGTACAGTGGGATGAGTCTGACCCGAGTGATGATAGTTGCGGCCtttgtggtgatggtggtgagttGATATGCTGTGATAACTGCCGTTCAACGTTTCATCAAGAATGCTTGTCTACACAG GAGCTACCTGAAGGCAATTGGTATTGTTCAAAATGTTGTTGCAATAGGTGTGGGAATGTAGCTGGTCAAATCGATGCTTCAGTCTCTAATGCTCTGAAATGTCTGCAGTGCGAACTGAAGT ATCATGAGGAATGCATCAAAGAGAACAGGATCGAGAAAAGTTTAGTGGGTCCCACCTGGTTCTGTGGAGAAACGTGTGAAAAG ATCCATTCAAGTCTTGATTCCCAAATTGGATGTGTGAACCCACTTTCCGATGGTTACTCATGGACCCTACTGAAGTGTATTCAAGGTGACCAAAAGGTTCATTCTGGTCAACATTTTGACGCCCGTAAAGCAGAATGCAATCTGAAACTAGCCGTTGCTCTGACGATAATGGAGGAATGTTTTATTCCCATGGTGGATACAAGAACAGGCATCTATATGCTACCCCATGTATTGTACAACCAGGG ATCAGAATATGTCCGTCTTAACTATGCGGGATTTTACACAGTGATCTTGGAGAAAGATGACGTTTTACTCTGTGTGGCATCCTTAAG GATTCATGGTGCAACGGTTGCAGAGCTGCCCCTCATTGCAACGTGTAGCAGATATAGGCGCCAAGGAATGTGCAGGCGCCTCATGACTGCTATTGAAGAG ATGTTGAAGTCCTTTAAAGTTGAGAAGTTAGTGGTATCTGCCATCCCGAGCTTAGTTGAGACATGGACCGATGGTTTTGGTTTCACACACTTGGAAGCCGATGAGAAGAAAAGCCTCGACAAAACCAACCTCATGGTGCTCCCGGGAACCGTTTGGCTCAAGAAGCCCATGCACCAGGTGTCAACCCAACGCACACACTTTCTTG GTACAGCTACAGCTACGGAAGGTGTATCTTCAGACATAAATGTCGATCTTGAAGAAGCGCGTCTGGTGGATATAATGCCCGTTTACGACACGCAATTCTTGCAAGCGTTGGAAAACCGTTATGATAAGTTGGTAGAACAAGTTTCATTCGCCGGGCAGTTAGAAACCGGCTTGTGGTATAAATGA
- the LOC110940518 gene encoding uncharacterized protein LOC110940518 isoform X3: MNKLLPRDIIVRLLDSYSSFLDLSQDQTDVQCLHRCQKVFNPELVKGPWPKQVVTLVIIVDMIAWMQEGGQVGGKHYVEACLSSSEAISYYSSSLWHIYGNKRSL; this comes from the exons ATGAATAAATTACTTCCTAGAGATATAATCGTCCGGTTACTGGATTCTTATTCTTCGTTCCTTGATCTTTCTCAG GATCAAACTGATGTTCAGTGCTTGCACCGGTGTCAGAAAGTTTTTAACCCCGAGCTTGTTAAAGGTCCATGGCCAAAACAG GTAGTTACCTTGGTGATCATCGTTGACATGATAGCGTGGATGCAAGAAGGTGGCCAA GTTGGTGGAAAACATTATGTTGAAGCTTGTCTATCAAGCTCCGAGGCCATCAGTTACTATTCGTCTTCTCTTTGGCACATCTATG GAAACAAAAGGTCTTTATAA
- the LOC110940518 gene encoding uncharacterized protein LOC110940518 isoform X1, whose amino-acid sequence MNKLLPRDIIVRLLDSYSSFLDLSQDQTDVQCLHRCQKVFNPELVKGPWPKQVVTLVIIVDMIAWMQEGGQVGGKHYVEACLSSSEAISYYSSSLWHIYGMLLRFFNLYWNLKGL is encoded by the exons ATGAATAAATTACTTCCTAGAGATATAATCGTCCGGTTACTGGATTCTTATTCTTCGTTCCTTGATCTTTCTCAG GATCAAACTGATGTTCAGTGCTTGCACCGGTGTCAGAAAGTTTTTAACCCCGAGCTTGTTAAAGGTCCATGGCCAAAACAG GTAGTTACCTTGGTGATCATCGTTGACATGATAGCGTGGATGCAAGAAGGTGGCCAA GTTGGTGGAAAACATTATGTTGAAGCTTGTCTATCAAGCTCCGAGGCCATCAGTTACTATTCGTCTTCTCTTTGGCACATCTATGGTATGCTCTTGCGATTCTTTAATCTTTACTGGAATTTAAAAGGATTatag
- the LOC110929885 gene encoding uncharacterized protein At2g24330 produces the protein MADEKEEKKNKKSKSKKWGFLSRIWNALFGLRGDDFEKRLQYISKEEATLISRMKRRSFRWRTTARNLIIFSVLLEMVAVGYAIMTTRTVDMDWRTRSLRVLPMFLLPALSFGLYYGLSSFTKFCDRRDQKTLDGLREERQAKIDELKERTNYYITQQLIQKYDSDPAAKAAAATVLASKLGADAGLKVFLGDERQPDAHSTGKSSDVDLQQTSGLRKRNQTNPKSPGSNPGHHVGKETPQFGGNEVPGNSPHGQLVVEHHNPAASGAQDGGWIARIAALLVGEDPTQSYALICGNCHMHNGLARKEEFPFITYYCPHCHALNKPKNSVLPSDKMSPVTESPKVAGAADVKLTEQSNESTGEKVSGASSPMVAAVEVKEANEKIVD, from the exons ATGGCCGATGagaaagaagagaagaagaacAAGAAGAGCAAAAGCAAGAAATGGGGTTTTCTCTCTCGAATTTGGAACGCATTGTTTGGATTACGTGGTGATGATTTTGAGAAGAGGCTGCAGTATATTTCTAAAGAAGAAGCTACTCTTATTTCTAGGATGAAAAGAAGATCTTTTAGATGGAGAACAACTGCTAGAAATTTAATCATCTTTTCTGTTCTTCTTGAG ATGGTTGCAGTGGGTTATGCTATAATGACAACAAGAACAGTGGATATGGATTGGAGAACGAGATCGTTACGGGTTCTACCTATGTTTCTTTTGCCTGCTTTGTCGTTCGGTTTGTATTATGGGCTTTCGAGTTtcactaaatttt GTGATCGAAGGGATCAGAAGACGTTAGATGGGCTTCGAGAAGAAAGGCAAGCAAAAATCGACGAGCTTAAAGAGAGAACTAATTATTACATCACTCAGCAGCTCATTCAG AAATATGATTCGGATCCAGCGGCAAAAGCGGCTGCTGCAACTGTTCTTGCATCGAAACTGGGTGCAGATGCGGGCCTGAAAGTGTTTCTTGGAGACGAACGACAACCAGACGCACATTCCACAGGGAAAAGCAGTGATGTTGACCTCCAACAAACTAGCGGTCTCAGGAAACGAAACCAAACAAACCCTAAATCTCCTGGAAGCAATCCAGGCCATCATGTCGGTAAAGAAACACCTCAATTTGGCGGAAATGAGGTTCCCGGAAATTCGCCACATGGACAGCTTGTTGTCGAGCATCATAATCCCGCAGCTTCAGGCGCTCAAGATGGTGGTTGGATCGCTAGAATTGCCGCATTGCTAGTAGGCGAGGACCCCACACAGTCGTACGCACTTATATGTGGAAATTGCCATATGCATAATG gGCTTGCGAGAAAGGAGGAGTTCCCGTTCATCACGTACTATTGTCCTCATTGTCATGCTTTGAATAAACCGAAAAATTCTGTACTTCCGTCGGATAAAATGTCTCCTGTTACGGAATCTCCAAAAGTAGCAGGTGCAGCGGATGTTAAGTTGACCGAACAAAGTAACGAGTCAACGGGTGAGAAAGTATCTGGTGCTAGCAGTCCCATGGTAGCTGCAGTGGAAGTGAAAGAAGcaaatgagaaaatagttgaCTGA
- the LOC110940518 gene encoding uncharacterized protein LOC110940518 isoform X5: MNKLLPRDIIVRLLDSYSSFLDLSQDQTDVQCLHRCQKVFNPELVKGPWPKQVVTLVIIVDMIAWMQEGGQVGGKHYVEACLSSSEAISYYSSSLWHIYDLL, from the exons ATGAATAAATTACTTCCTAGAGATATAATCGTCCGGTTACTGGATTCTTATTCTTCGTTCCTTGATCTTTCTCAG GATCAAACTGATGTTCAGTGCTTGCACCGGTGTCAGAAAGTTTTTAACCCCGAGCTTGTTAAAGGTCCATGGCCAAAACAG GTAGTTACCTTGGTGATCATCGTTGACATGATAGCGTGGATGCAAGAAGGTGGCCAA GTTGGTGGAAAACATTATGTTGAAGCTTGTCTATCAAGCTCCGAGGCCATCAGTTACTATTCGTCTTCTCTTTGGCACATCTATG ATTTGTTGTAG
- the LOC110940518 gene encoding uncharacterized protein LOC110940518 isoform X4, giving the protein MNKLLPRDIIVRLLDSYSSFLDLSQDQTDVQCLHRCQKVFNPELVKGPWPKQVVTLVIIVDMIAWMQEGGQALAAHSSEAVRMKGATEVMSAMNKLTSWWKTLC; this is encoded by the exons ATGAATAAATTACTTCCTAGAGATATAATCGTCCGGTTACTGGATTCTTATTCTTCGTTCCTTGATCTTTCTCAG GATCAAACTGATGTTCAGTGCTTGCACCGGTGTCAGAAAGTTTTTAACCCCGAGCTTGTTAAAGGTCCATGGCCAAAACAG GTAGTTACCTTGGTGATCATCGTTGACATGATAGCGTGGATGCAAGAAGGTGGCCAA GCATTAGCAGCACACTCATCTGAAGCTGTTAGGATGAAAGGTGCCACTGAAGTAATGTCAGCAATGAATAAGCTAACAA GTTGGTGGAAAACATTATGTTGA
- the LOC110940518 gene encoding uncharacterized protein LOC110940518 isoform X2: MNKLLPRDIIVRLLDSYSSFLDLSQCLHRCQKVFNPELVKGPWPKQVVTLVIIVDMIAWMQEGGQVGGKHYVEACLSSSEAISYYSSSLWHIYGMLLRFFNLYWNLKGL, translated from the exons ATGAATAAATTACTTCCTAGAGATATAATCGTCCGGTTACTGGATTCTTATTCTTCGTTCCTTGATCTTTCTCAG TGCTTGCACCGGTGTCAGAAAGTTTTTAACCCCGAGCTTGTTAAAGGTCCATGGCCAAAACAG GTAGTTACCTTGGTGATCATCGTTGACATGATAGCGTGGATGCAAGAAGGTGGCCAA GTTGGTGGAAAACATTATGTTGAAGCTTGTCTATCAAGCTCCGAGGCCATCAGTTACTATTCGTCTTCTCTTTGGCACATCTATGGTATGCTCTTGCGATTCTTTAATCTTTACTGGAATTTAAAAGGATTatag